Proteins co-encoded in one Acidovorax sp. 69 genomic window:
- a CDS encoding cytochrome c, which produces MNKTLTTLFALAVASVTALSHAQEAKGDVEAGKQKIAMCIGCHGITGYQASFPEVHKVPMISGQSGKYIAAALVAYQKGERKHPTMRGIAESLSEKDIADVSAYYEQHGKTGAELPAKAAREPSVQVAELLKKGACVSCHGDNFAKPIDPSYPKIAGQHSDYLFVALKSYKAEKNTKVGRGNAIMGGVAKQFTNAELKALSSYVGSLEGDLHTVPQSRFR; this is translated from the coding sequence ATGAACAAAACGTTGACCACGCTATTTGCCCTGGCTGTCGCTTCCGTGACCGCCTTGTCCCATGCCCAGGAAGCCAAAGGCGACGTGGAAGCCGGTAAGCAAAAAATCGCCATGTGCATTGGCTGCCACGGCATTACTGGCTATCAGGCCAGTTTCCCCGAGGTGCACAAGGTGCCCATGATTTCGGGCCAAAGCGGCAAGTACATCGCCGCAGCGTTGGTCGCCTACCAAAAGGGCGAACGCAAGCACCCCACCATGCGTGGTATTGCCGAGTCGCTCTCTGAAAAAGACATCGCCGATGTGTCCGCTTATTACGAACAGCATGGCAAGACCGGCGCCGAACTGCCCGCCAAAGCAGCCCGCGAACCCAGCGTGCAAGTGGCCGAGTTGCTGAAGAAGGGGGCTTGCGTTTCGTGCCATGGCGACAACTTCGCCAAGCCCATCGATCCTTCTTATCCCAAGATTGCAGGCCAGCACTCTGACTACCTGTTCGTGGCGCTCAAGTCTTACAAGGCCGAGAAGAACACCAAGGTGGGCCGTGGCAACGCCATCATGGGCGGTGTGGCCAAACAGTTCACCAACGCCGAGCTGAAAGCACTGTCCAGCTATGTGGGTAGCCTTGAGGGTGATCTGCACACTGTGCCCCAGTCGCGCTTCCGCTGA
- a CDS encoding GNAT family N-acetyltransferase, whose translation MAFVEPVTLRDRGVRLEPLALSHEDGLRAAAADGELWKLRITSVPEPHETRTYIEAALKMREDGNRFAFAVLDDTTGKVLGSTSYHDIVPAVRRAEIGYTWYCKSVQRTHVNTTAKLLMMGHAFDTLGCHVVGWRTDNYNFASQKAIERLGAKKDGVLRGHALRRDGTIRDTVMYSMRAGEWPEAKAQLLYLLEQYAHV comes from the coding sequence ATGGCATTTGTAGAACCTGTCACCTTGCGTGATCGCGGCGTCCGCCTGGAGCCCCTGGCTCTGTCGCATGAAGACGGCCTGCGAGCCGCTGCGGCCGATGGCGAGCTGTGGAAGCTGCGCATCACGTCGGTGCCCGAGCCACACGAAACCCGCACCTACATCGAGGCAGCGCTCAAGATGCGCGAAGACGGCAACCGCTTCGCTTTTGCGGTACTGGACGACACCACCGGCAAGGTCTTGGGCTCCACCAGTTACCACGACATCGTGCCCGCCGTGCGCCGGGCAGAGATTGGCTACACCTGGTATTGCAAAAGCGTGCAGCGCACCCACGTCAACACCACCGCCAAGCTGCTCATGATGGGCCACGCGTTTGACACCCTGGGCTGCCACGTGGTGGGCTGGCGCACCGACAACTACAACTTTGCCTCGCAAAAAGCCATTGAGCGACTGGGCGCCAAGAAGGACGGTGTGCTGCGTGGCCATGCGTTACGCCGCGACGGCACCATCCGTGACACCGTGATGTACAGCATGCGCGCGGGCGAGTGGCCTGAGGCCAAGGCGCAATTGCTATATCTTTTAGAGCAGTACGCGCACGTTTAA
- a CDS encoding MoxR family ATPase, which yields MKFQGSQNYVATQDLMLAVNAAITLQRPLLIKGEPGTGKTMLAEEVAQALDMPLLQWHIKSTTKAQQGLYEYDAVSRLRDSQLNDGDSAERVKDIRNYIIQGVLWQAFTADRPVALLIDEIDKADIEFPNDLLREIDRMEFYCYETRELIKAKHRPLVFITSNNEKELPDAFLRRCFFHFIKFPEADTMRQIVAVHFPALKSELLGVAMKTFYDVRNLPGLKKKPSTSELLDWLKLLVAEDIPLTALQSADNKVAVPPLVGALLKNEQDVSLFEKLVFMNQRNR from the coding sequence ATGAAATTCCAAGGCTCCCAGAACTACGTCGCCACCCAGGACCTGATGCTCGCTGTCAATGCCGCCATCACGCTGCAACGGCCGCTTCTCATCAAGGGAGAGCCCGGCACGGGCAAGACGATGTTGGCCGAGGAAGTGGCCCAGGCCCTGGACATGCCGCTGCTGCAGTGGCACATCAAGTCCACCACCAAGGCCCAGCAGGGCCTGTATGAATATGACGCCGTGAGTCGCTTGCGGGACAGCCAACTCAACGATGGCGACAGCGCCGAGCGCGTGAAGGACATCCGCAACTACATCATCCAGGGCGTGCTGTGGCAGGCCTTCACGGCCGACCGCCCCGTAGCGCTGCTGATTGATGAGATCGACAAGGCCGATATCGAGTTTCCGAACGACCTGCTGCGCGAAATCGACCGCATGGAGTTCTACTGCTACGAGACGCGCGAACTCATCAAGGCCAAGCACCGCCCGCTGGTGTTCATTACCTCGAACAACGAAAAAGAGCTGCCCGACGCGTTCCTGCGCCGCTGCTTCTTCCACTTCATCAAGTTCCCCGAAGCCGACACGATGCGCCAGATCGTGGCAGTGCACTTCCCCGCGCTCAAGAGCGAACTGCTCGGTGTGGCGATGAAGACGTTTTATGACGTGCGCAATCTGCCCGGCCTGAAGAAGAAGCCATCGACCAGCGAACTGCTCGACTGGCTCAAGCTGCTGGTGGCTGAAGACATTCCGCTCACTGCCCTGCAAAGCGCCGACAACAAGGTGGCGGTGCCGCCGCTGGTGGGCGCGCTGCTCAAGAACGAGCAGGATGTGAGCCTGTTTGAAAAGCTGGTGTTCATGAACCAGAGGAACCGCTAA
- a CDS encoding translocation/assembly module TamB domain-containing protein, with product MAMNAPHLPTPRARASDFSAGSSSAPRPRPPRPSRAHRVLRALGWLLVALVALLLAACALLWWWAGSGTSLATTLARAAQYLPAHQQLESREVSGSLRSGGRIGWLRWSSPTLAVEVTDIRLGWQWAPLLQRRLELGEVHAARVRITPQPRPADAPEPPPTPLTDLVLPLQLGVPFRVDQLQWAGSPAVEAQGLVGDYRFDGRQHRLNIGAVGLAQGHYSARATLDAQAPMALDATVDGTVRTAVPGGGAALQVGAHATLQGTLATAAAQLQLQARLKPAPTSEAATPPAAAPASKPAAPQHPPPRTTPAPATDPMQADLTATLAPWAQQPLQSANATLRAVNLAALWPQAPVTQLHGTLQAGPTSGGSGTAGHPAGWSLQAQLRNDLPGPWDTTRLPLTALDASASYDGTRWTVPSATLQAGAGSITAQGHYTPATHALEGQANLHALRPDALHTLLAAAPLSGRVTAQTQGDAVRFSADVRADPGKPVRAATTKTTAAAGAPLRINTFSTQGTWQAADGGTVRLDRLLLDALQARVEATDLRMALAAQSAQGKVTLAVPGATAQAQGALAAQSGAGDLQVQWTDTDRTQRWLASLPLVGPTVQRTLHGASAQGAAQLTARWKGGWQTLAQQLQTASTATNAPTRNQDRFELQASLNAPQLDLTLPATTNAGGGTTAGQALQLRAIQAELGGNLAKANLALRGEIRTPAPQALQTAVETRVSSTMVGAGQWQVQVSELRLQAQAAQRPGPWALQLSEPLGLTVRTGPPKPSAPASGASGRSAPSPATSATLSLQAAAGQARVTGPLPGTVTLRWSPVQWSAATAPGASPRLQTQGTLQGLPMAWVDALGLGETPAAAGRPAQPLLARMGLASSIVLDGQWSVDTTGDALRASASLRRASGDLRILAGDATAVTAVQSSGQGTGPGATTVLATGATPPAGASGIPGTLAGVRQAEVAITAEGDTLRARLLWASDRAGEIDATASTRLAAANTPAPFTWPADAPLAGTLRARLPDVGVWSALAPPGWRVRGTLDASATLSGTRDAPRWAGTLGADDMAVRSVVDGVDLQGGRLRATLQGNQLNITEFRLQGGRGSNARIAGFSGNRTAAAQDGGTLTATGRVAWGDSATATSTTTSPGLSGITMSLQAEAKALQVLVRADRQVSVSGQLQAQLQQGQISLRGQLTTDRATIILPDESAPSLGSDVVVRSAAKDREDQAKAQSAAKASQVAAQAETAKPPDIAITLNLGRDFALQGQGITTRLTGEVDIRSSAVPGAPPRVTGEVRTDEGRYRAWGQMLDVETGLIRFNGPYNNPSLDILALRPNISVRAGVQVTGSAQTPRVTLYSDPELPDAEKLSWVVLGRNASAGGAEAAVLQQAALALLGRNGGKSPTANAASRLGLDEIGFRSATAGDDASAAALTFGKRLSKDLYVTYERSLSGTLGTLYIFYDLSRRLTLRGQTGEKSAVDIIYTVKYD from the coding sequence ATGGCGATGAACGCCCCGCACCTTCCCACACCCCGCGCCCGCGCGTCGGACTTCAGCGCCGGGTCCTCGTCGGCCCCACGCCCGCGCCCACCGCGCCCATCACGGGCCCACCGCGTGCTGCGGGCTCTGGGCTGGCTGCTGGTGGCCCTGGTGGCCCTGCTACTGGCGGCCTGCGCGCTGCTGTGGTGGTGGGCAGGCAGCGGCACATCACTGGCCACAACGCTGGCCCGAGCGGCGCAATACCTGCCCGCCCACCAGCAACTGGAGAGCCGCGAGGTCAGTGGCTCGCTGCGCAGCGGCGGGCGCATTGGCTGGTTGCGCTGGAGCAGCCCCACCCTGGCGGTGGAAGTGACCGACATCCGCCTGGGCTGGCAGTGGGCCCCCTTGCTGCAGCGCCGCCTGGAACTGGGCGAGGTGCACGCCGCCCGCGTGCGGATCACGCCCCAGCCCCGGCCCGCCGATGCGCCGGAGCCACCGCCCACGCCCCTGACTGACCTGGTGCTGCCGCTGCAGCTGGGCGTGCCGTTCCGTGTGGACCAGCTGCAGTGGGCCGGGTCGCCCGCCGTGGAGGCCCAAGGCCTGGTGGGCGACTACCGGTTTGACGGCCGCCAGCATCGCCTGAACATCGGCGCTGTTGGGCTGGCCCAGGGCCACTACAGCGCCCGCGCCACGCTGGACGCACAAGCCCCCATGGCGCTGGATGCCACCGTGGACGGCACTGTGCGCACCGCCGTCCCGGGGGGCGGCGCAGCGCTGCAGGTGGGTGCCCACGCCACGCTGCAGGGCACACTGGCCACCGCTGCGGCGCAGCTGCAACTGCAGGCACGCCTGAAGCCCGCACCGACCAGCGAAGCTGCAACACCGCCTGCAGCCGCGCCTGCCAGCAAACCGGCTGCACCACAACACCCTCCCCCACGCACAACCCCTGCCCCCGCTACAGACCCCATGCAGGCCGACCTGACCGCCACACTGGCACCGTGGGCACAGCAGCCCCTGCAGTCCGCCAACGCCACGTTGCGTGCCGTCAATCTGGCGGCCCTGTGGCCCCAGGCTCCGGTCACGCAGCTGCACGGCACGTTGCAAGCCGGGCCGACATCCGGTGGTTCAGGCACGGCAGGCCATCCCGCAGGCTGGAGCCTGCAGGCCCAGTTGCGCAACGACCTGCCCGGCCCATGGGACACCACCCGCCTGCCACTGACCGCATTGGACGCCAGCGCGAGCTACGACGGCACCCGCTGGACCGTGCCCAGTGCCACCCTGCAAGCGGGCGCGGGCAGCATCACCGCGCAGGGCCACTACACCCCCGCTACCCACGCTCTGGAAGGCCAGGCCAACCTGCACGCGCTGCGCCCCGACGCCTTGCACACGCTGCTGGCCGCCGCCCCGCTCTCCGGCCGCGTCACCGCGCAGACTCAGGGCGACGCCGTGCGCTTCAGCGCCGATGTGCGGGCCGACCCAGGCAAGCCTGTGCGCGCTGCAACCACAAAGACCACAGCGGCAGCAGGCGCACCACTTCGCATCAACACCTTCAGCACACAAGGCACCTGGCAGGCTGCCGACGGCGGCACGGTGCGGCTGGACCGCCTGTTGCTGGACGCCCTGCAGGCCCGCGTGGAAGCCACCGACCTGCGCATGGCACTGGCCGCACAGTCCGCCCAAGGCAAGGTCACCTTGGCGGTGCCCGGCGCCACAGCACAGGCACAGGGCGCGCTGGCAGCCCAAAGCGGCGCTGGCGACCTGCAGGTGCAGTGGACCGACACCGACCGCACACAGCGCTGGCTGGCCAGCCTGCCGCTGGTGGGCCCCACCGTGCAACGCACGCTGCATGGGGCCAGCGCCCAGGGAGCGGCACAGCTGACCGCCCGCTGGAAGGGGGGCTGGCAGACGTTGGCTCAGCAACTGCAAACCGCCAGCACCGCCACCAACGCGCCCACCCGCAACCAGGACCGCTTTGAGCTGCAGGCCTCGCTGAATGCCCCCCAACTGGACCTGACGCTGCCTGCCACCACCAACGCAGGCGGCGGCACAACCGCCGGGCAAGCCCTGCAACTGCGCGCCATCCAGGCAGAACTGGGTGGCAACCTGGCAAAGGCCAACCTGGCACTGCGTGGCGAGATCCGCACGCCAGCGCCACAGGCCCTGCAGACGGCAGTGGAGACCCGCGTCTCCAGCACCATGGTGGGTGCTGGGCAATGGCAGGTGCAGGTCAGCGAGCTGCGCCTGCAAGCGCAAGCGGCGCAGCGCCCAGGGCCGTGGGCCCTGCAACTGTCGGAGCCTCTGGGCCTGACCGTGCGCACCGGCCCCCCTAAACCCAGCGCACCCGCGTCTGGGGCCAGCGGGCGCTCCGCGCCATCGCCCGCCACCAGCGCCACCCTCAGCCTGCAGGCAGCAGCCGGGCAAGCCCGCGTGACGGGCCCCTTGCCGGGCACCGTGACGCTGCGCTGGTCGCCCGTGCAATGGTCTGCGGCCACGGCACCTGGCGCCAGCCCGCGGTTGCAAACGCAGGGCACGCTGCAGGGCCTGCCCATGGCCTGGGTGGATGCGCTGGGCCTCGGCGAGACGCCCGCCGCCGCAGGCCGGCCCGCGCAGCCGCTGCTCGCGCGCATGGGGCTGGCCAGCAGCATCGTGCTCGACGGGCAATGGAGCGTGGACACCACGGGCGACGCACTGCGCGCCAGCGCCAGCCTGCGCCGTGCCAGTGGCGACCTGCGCATCCTGGCGGGCGACGCCACGGCCGTCACGGCGGTGCAAAGCAGTGGCCAGGGCACCGGCCCGGGGGCCACCACCGTGCTGGCGACCGGGGCCACACCGCCCGCAGGTGCATCCGGCATCCCAGGCACCCTTGCCGGTGTGCGCCAGGCAGAAGTTGCGATCACGGCTGAAGGCGACACTTTGCGTGCGCGCCTGCTCTGGGCCAGCGACCGCGCGGGTGAAATCGACGCCACCGCCAGCACGCGCCTGGCCGCCGCCAACACCCCTGCCCCCTTCACCTGGCCTGCCGATGCGCCGCTGGCTGGCACCCTGCGTGCGCGCCTGCCCGATGTGGGCGTGTGGTCGGCCCTGGCACCGCCCGGCTGGCGCGTGCGCGGCACGCTGGACGCCAGCGCCACCTTGTCGGGCACACGCGATGCGCCGCGCTGGGCGGGCACCCTGGGGGCCGATGACATGGCCGTGCGCTCGGTGGTGGATGGGGTCGACCTGCAAGGCGGCCGCCTGCGCGCCACGCTGCAGGGCAACCAGCTCAACATCACCGAGTTCCGACTGCAAGGCGGGCGTGGCAGCAACGCGCGCATCGCAGGCTTCAGCGGCAACCGCACAGCGGCGGCGCAAGACGGCGGCACGCTGACCGCCACCGGCCGCGTGGCCTGGGGTGACAGCGCCACGGCCACATCCACCACAACATCCCCCGGCCTGTCAGGCATCACCATGTCCCTGCAGGCCGAGGCCAAGGCCCTGCAGGTGCTGGTGCGTGCCGACCGGCAGGTCAGCGTGTCGGGCCAGCTACAGGCGCAACTGCAGCAGGGGCAGATCAGCCTGCGCGGCCAACTCACCACCGACCGCGCCACCATCATCCTGCCCGACGAATCTGCCCCCAGCCTGGGATCGGATGTGGTCGTACGCTCTGCCGCCAAGGACCGCGAAGACCAGGCCAAAGCCCAGTCCGCCGCCAAGGCCAGCCAGGTAGCGGCCCAGGCAGAAACGGCCAAGCCCCCCGACATCGCCATCACCCTCAACCTGGGGCGCGACTTTGCGCTGCAGGGCCAGGGCATCACCACGCGCCTCACGGGCGAGGTGGACATCCGCAGCAGCGCCGTGCCCGGCGCCCCACCCCGCGTGACTGGCGAGGTCCGCACCGACGAAGGCCGCTACCGCGCCTGGGGCCAGATGCTGGACGTGGAGACGGGCCTGATCCGCTTCAACGGCCCCTACAACAACCCCTCGCTCGACATCCTGGCGCTGCGCCCCAACATCAGCGTGCGCGCGGGGGTGCAGGTCACCGGCAGCGCGCAGACGCCGCGCGTCACGCTGTACTCCGACCCCGAGTTGCCGGACGCCGAAAAGCTGTCGTGGGTGGTGCTGGGCCGCAATGCATCGGCAGGCGGCGCGGAAGCCGCCGTGCTGCAGCAGGCCGCGCTTGCCCTTCTGGGCCGCAACGGCGGCAAGAGCCCCACCGCCAACGCCGCCAGTCGCCTGGGCCTGGATGAAATCGGGTTTCGCAGCGCCACGGCGGGCGACGACGCCAGCGCCGCTGCACTCACCTTCGGCAAACGCCTGTCCAAAGACCTGTATGTGACCTACGAGCGCAGCCTGTCGGGCACGCTGGGCACGCTGTACATTTTTTACGACCTGTCCCGCCGCCTCACCCTGCGCGGGCAAACCGGCGAGAAGAGTGCGGTGGACATCATCTACACCGTGAAATACGACTGA
- a CDS encoding autotransporter assembly complex family protein has protein sequence MLLCGALCLSGCSFLQRADKSPASDQSASADATEGAASFDVVVQAPNGVRETLERHLELQRFRQLPDLQANELQRLLGATDANARDLLGTLGYFAPTITVVLTEAPDAASSRKAAPRTVTITVEPGPQTRIASADITVAGTADADTDSLARQEQRLQRNWSLAPGQPFTQSAWDNAKADGLRQLQTRRYPTARIANSRAEIDADQHQAKLGVSYDPGPAYRFGPLRVQGSQRYDSDGARRLARLPTGAVYDEAEMLDAQLRLASSGYYDAVFLTLDAEGTDPQAAPVVAQVREAPMQKLVFGPGFSTDSGARLSLEHIHNQLPFIGWRAVSKLSLDRETKHASSEWTDLPNNNGWRWFAGAQLQREATGDYDVNSARLRAGRSKSTKTIDRNYFLQYDYANSQGLTDNTRSPSDTSTALSVNYGWTGRYFNSLTAPTRGHGVAVELGLGTTLRPERDPFVRTLVRWQSFIPAGRVQDEAGMGRNARVALRAEAGAVLAREGAQIPVTQLFVTGGDTTVRGYGYRSIGARTDNGQLYGGRYLAVGSVEWQRPIVYGGAMTDWESTLFVDAGAVADKVGDLSPRVGVGAGVRWRSPVGPLQADLAYGVKTKEVRLHLRLGFSF, from the coding sequence TTGCTGCTTTGTGGCGCCTTGTGTCTGAGCGGCTGCAGTTTTTTGCAACGTGCAGACAAGTCCCCCGCCAGCGACCAGAGTGCCAGTGCAGACGCGACAGAAGGAGCCGCGTCGTTTGACGTGGTGGTGCAAGCGCCCAATGGCGTGCGCGAGACGCTGGAGCGCCATCTGGAGCTGCAGCGCTTTCGCCAACTGCCCGACCTGCAGGCCAACGAGCTGCAGCGCCTGCTGGGCGCCACCGACGCCAATGCGCGTGACCTGTTGGGCACCTTGGGCTACTTTGCGCCCACCATCACGGTCGTGCTAACCGAGGCGCCAGACGCCGCCAGTAGCCGCAAAGCTGCGCCCCGCACCGTCACGATCACCGTAGAGCCCGGTCCACAAACACGCATTGCCAGTGCCGACATCACCGTGGCGGGCACCGCCGACGCGGATACTGACAGCCTCGCGCGTCAAGAGCAGCGCCTGCAGCGCAACTGGTCCCTGGCGCCCGGGCAGCCCTTCACCCAGTCGGCCTGGGACAACGCCAAGGCCGACGGGCTGCGTCAGTTGCAGACGCGGCGCTACCCCACGGCCCGCATCGCCAACAGCCGGGCCGAGATCGATGCCGACCAGCACCAAGCAAAACTGGGCGTGAGCTACGACCCCGGCCCCGCCTACCGCTTCGGCCCCTTGCGGGTACAGGGCAGCCAGCGCTACGACAGCGACGGCGCGCGGCGCCTGGCACGCCTGCCCACGGGCGCTGTCTATGACGAGGCAGAGATGCTGGACGCCCAGCTGCGCCTGGCCAGCAGCGGCTACTACGACGCCGTGTTCCTCACGCTCGACGCCGAGGGCACCGACCCGCAGGCCGCTCCCGTCGTGGCCCAGGTGCGCGAGGCCCCGATGCAGAAGCTGGTGTTCGGCCCCGGCTTCTCGACCGACAGCGGCGCACGCCTGTCGCTGGAGCACATCCACAACCAGTTGCCCTTCATCGGTTGGCGCGCGGTGAGCAAGCTCTCGCTGGACCGCGAGACCAAACACGCCAGCAGCGAATGGACCGACCTGCCCAACAACAACGGCTGGCGCTGGTTTGCAGGCGCCCAGCTGCAGCGCGAGGCGACGGGCGACTACGACGTCAACAGCGCGCGCCTGCGCGCAGGCCGCAGCAAGAGCACCAAAACCATCGACCGCAACTACTTTTTGCAGTACGACTATGCCAACAGCCAGGGCCTGACTGACAACACGCGATCGCCCTCCGACACCAGCACGGCCCTGAGCGTGAACTACGGGTGGACAGGCCGCTACTTCAACAGCCTCACCGCCCCCACGCGGGGCCACGGCGTGGCGGTGGAGCTGGGCCTGGGCACCACGCTGCGGCCAGAGCGCGACCCGTTTGTGCGGACCCTGGTGCGGTGGCAGTCTTTCATCCCCGCAGGCCGCGTGCAGGACGAGGCGGGCATGGGCCGCAATGCCCGTGTGGCACTGCGGGCCGAGGCAGGCGCCGTGCTGGCCCGCGAAGGCGCACAGATCCCCGTCACGCAGCTGTTTGTAACGGGCGGCGACACCACGGTACGCGGCTACGGCTACCGCAGCATTGGCGCGCGCACCGACAACGGTCAACTTTATGGGGGCCGCTACCTGGCCGTGGGCAGCGTGGAGTGGCAGCGCCCCATCGTCTACGGCGGTGCCATGACCGACTGGGAAAGCACCCTGTTTGTGGATGCAGGCGCCGTGGCCGACAAGGTCGGTGACCTGAGCCCGCGCGTGGGCGTGGGCGCCGGTGTGCGCTGGCGCAGCCCCGTGGGCCCGCTGCAGGCCGACCTGGCCTATGGCGTCAAGACCAAGGAAGTGCGGCTGCACTTGCGCCTGGGGTTCAGCTTCTGA
- a CDS encoding EamA family transporter, which yields MSASPFRSLLHRFFPFLAVLGSVTALGIGTSWAKHWLFPVVGAQGTTAVRVGFSALLVLLLWRPWRWHLSRADARAVMLYGAALGGMNLMFYMSLRTLPFGLAVAIEFSGPLAVAIWSSRRAVDFVWVALAMAGLGMLLPLGLNGSTLDPVGVSYALGAAVFWGLYIVFGKRAGHLHAGHSVSLGLLVAALVVVPVGVAHAGAALLSPTVLLIGVAVAAVSSAIPISLEMMALKRLPKEAFGIMISMEPAVAALVAMALLGEHLSVVQWLAIGCIMAASMGSAMTAARPAAADRAAPQAA from the coding sequence TGGGCATTGGCACCTCGTGGGCCAAGCACTGGCTGTTTCCGGTGGTGGGGGCGCAGGGCACCACCGCGGTGCGCGTGGGCTTTTCGGCGCTGCTGGTGCTGCTGCTGTGGCGGCCCTGGCGCTGGCATCTGTCGCGTGCCGATGCGCGGGCCGTCATGCTGTACGGCGCGGCACTGGGGGGCATGAACCTCATGTTCTACATGTCGCTGCGCACCCTGCCGTTTGGACTGGCGGTGGCCATCGAATTCTCGGGCCCCTTGGCGGTGGCCATCTGGTCATCGCGCCGCGCGGTGGATTTTGTCTGGGTGGCGCTGGCCATGGCGGGCCTGGGCATGCTGCTGCCGCTGGGGCTCAACGGCAGCACGCTGGACCCGGTGGGAGTCTCCTACGCCCTGGGCGCTGCGGTGTTCTGGGGGCTGTACATCGTGTTCGGCAAGCGCGCCGGGCACCTGCACGCGGGGCATTCGGTATCGCTGGGCCTGCTGGTCGCGGCGCTGGTGGTGGTGCCGGTGGGTGTGGCGCATGCGGGCGCCGCGCTGCTGTCGCCCACCGTGTTGCTCATCGGCGTGGCGGTGGCGGCAGTGTCCAGTGCCATCCCGATCTCGCTGGAGATGATGGCCCTGAAGCGCCTGCCCAAGGAGGCCTTCGGCATCATGATCAGCATGGAGCCTGCGGTGGCTGCACTGGTGGCCATGGCGCTGCTGGGCGAGCACCTGAGCGTGGTGCAGTGGCTGGCCATTGGCTGCATCATGGCCGCGTCGATGGGCAGTGCAATGACGGCTGCGCGGCCTGCTGCTGCCGACCGCGCAGCGCCGCAGGCGGCCTGA
- a CDS encoding VWA domain-containing protein has product MLIDFFYTLRSAKLPVSVKEYLTLLEALQAGVVGPKSDDAWALDDFYNLSRLTLVKDEKHFDKFDRAFGAYFKGVEMVADFTKEIPADWLRKILENELTPEQKAAIEKMGWDELMETLKKRLEEQKERHEGGSKWIGTGGTSPFGHGGYNPQGIRIGGAGKNKSAVKVWEQRAYKDYDDQQELGTRNIKVALRRLRKFAREGHELELDLPDTIRSTAANAGYLDIKMVPERHNNVKVLLLMDVGGTMDEHIQRVEELFSAVKTEFKHLEFYYFHNCVYDFMWKNNRRRFAEKFPTWDIIRKYNKDYKLIFVGDATMSPYEILQPGGSVEYNNEEPGAEWIQRLTHAFPKHAWINPEPQGVWQYRQSISIIQQLIGNRMHPLSLKGLEETMRLLSK; this is encoded by the coding sequence ATGCTCATCGACTTCTTCTACACCCTGCGCTCGGCCAAGCTGCCGGTTTCCGTGAAGGAATACCTCACCCTGCTCGAAGCCTTGCAGGCGGGCGTGGTAGGTCCCAAGTCGGACGACGCCTGGGCCCTGGACGATTTCTACAACCTCTCGCGCCTCACGCTGGTGAAGGACGAGAAGCATTTCGACAAGTTCGACCGGGCCTTCGGCGCCTACTTCAAGGGCGTGGAGATGGTGGCCGACTTCACCAAGGAAATTCCGGCCGACTGGCTGCGCAAGATCCTGGAGAACGAGCTGACGCCCGAGCAAAAAGCCGCCATCGAAAAGATGGGCTGGGACGAGCTGATGGAGACGCTGAAAAAGCGCCTCGAAGAGCAGAAGGAGCGCCACGAGGGCGGCAGCAAGTGGATCGGCACGGGCGGCACCAGCCCCTTTGGCCACGGCGGCTACAACCCGCAGGGCATCCGTATTGGCGGAGCGGGCAAGAACAAGAGCGCCGTGAAGGTGTGGGAGCAGCGTGCCTACAAAGACTACGACGACCAGCAGGAGCTGGGCACGCGCAACATCAAGGTGGCGCTGCGCCGCCTGCGCAAGTTTGCGCGCGAGGGCCATGAGCTCGAACTCGACCTGCCCGACACCATCCGCAGCACGGCAGCCAACGCCGGCTACCTCGACATCAAGATGGTGCCCGAGCGGCACAACAACGTGAAGGTGCTGCTGCTCATGGACGTGGGCGGCACCATGGACGAGCACATCCAGCGGGTGGAAGAACTCTTTTCGGCCGTCAAGACCGAGTTCAAACACCTGGAGTTCTATTACTTCCACAACTGCGTGTACGACTTCATGTGGAAGAACAACCGCCGCCGCTTTGCCGAAAAGTTCCCGACCTGGGACATCATCCGCAAGTACAACAAGGACTACAAACTCATCTTTGTGGGCGACGCCACCATGAGCCCCTACGAGATCCTGCAGCCCGGCGGCAGTGTCGAATACAACAACGAAGAACCTGGCGCCGAATGGATCCAGCGCCTGACGCACGCCTTCCCCAAACACGCCTGGATCAACCCCGAGCCGCAGGGGGTGTGGCAATACCGCCAGAGCATCAGCATCATCCAGCAGCTCATTGGCAACCGCATGCATCCACTGTCGCTCAAGGGGCTGGAAGAAACCATGCGACTGCTGTCAAAGTAG